In the Euphorbia lathyris chromosome 5, ddEupLath1.1, whole genome shotgun sequence genome, one interval contains:
- the LOC136230884 gene encoding phosphoenolpyruvate carboxykinase (ATP) 1, whose translation MSNNGNEMNGTPRKAGLRKITTSDKHDGICHDMAAPTVKAQTIDELHSLQKKKSQPSTPIKGAPGAFTPTISDDQRQKQQLQSISASLASYVRETGPKVVRGDPANKTQSINSSSAAAPKEHHVEAPTISVSDSSLKFTHVLYNLSPAELYEQAIKYEKGSFVTSTGALATLSGAKTGRAPRDKRVVKDDDTSEELWWGKGSPNIEMDEHTFMVNRERAVDYLNSLDKVFVNDQFLNWDTENRIKVRIVSARAYHSLFMHNMCIRPTPEELENFGTPDFTIYNAGQFPCNRYTHYMTSSTSIDLNLARREMVILGTQYAGEMKKGLFSVMHYLMPKRQILSLHSGCNMGKGGDVALFFGLSGTGKTTLSTDPNRYLIGDDEHCWTETGVSNIEGGCYAKCIDLAKEKEPDIWNAIKFGTVLENVVFDEHTREVDYLDRSVTENTRASYPIEYIPNAKIPCVGPHPRNVILLACDAFGVLPPVSKLNLPQTMYHFISGYTALVAGTEEGVKEPRATFSACFGAAFIMLHPTKYAAMLAEKMQKHGATAWLVNTGWSGGSYGSGSRLKLAYTRKIIDAIHAGSLLNATYKKTNVFGLEIPTEVEGVPSDILDPINTWSDKDAYNETLLKLAGLFKNNFATFTDYKIGPDGKLTEEILAAGPNF comes from the exons ATGTCGAACAACGGGAATGAGATGAACGGAACGCCGCGCAAGGCTGGGCTACGGAAGATCACGACGAGCGATAAACATGACGGTATCTGTCATGATATGGCTGCACCCACTGTGAAGGCTCAGACCATTGACGAACTTCACTCTCTTCAGAAAAAGAAATCTCAACCTTCTACGCCTATTAAAGGTGCTCCGGGCGCTTTTACTCCTACTATCTCTGATGATCAACGCCAGAAACAGCAGCTCCAGTCCATCAG TGCATCTTTGGCATCTTACGTAAGAGAAACAGGACCGAAGGTGGTAAGAGGTGACCCAGCGAACAAAACCCAATCTATCAATAGCAGCAGCGCCGCCGCTCCCAAGGAACACCACGTTGAAGCCCCCACTATCAGCGTCAGCGACAGCTCCTTAAAGTTTACTCATGTGCTCTACAATTTATCTCCGGCAG AGCTTTACGAACAGGCCATAAAGTACGAGAAAGGCTCCTTTGTTACGTCGACTGGTGCATTGGCCACACTTTCTGGTGCTAAGACCGGCCGAGCTCCAAGAGATAAGCGTGTTGTCAAGGATGATGATACATCCGAAGAACTTTGGTGGGGAAA AGGTTCCCCCAACATTGAAATGGACGAGCACACATTCATGGTTAATAGGGAAAGAGCTGTTGATTACTTGAATTCCTTGGACAAG gTCTTTGTGAATGATCAATTCTTGAACTGGGATACTGAGAACAGAATCAAAGTTCGGATTGTCTCTGCCAGAGCATACCATTCATTGTTCATGCATAACAT GTGTATCCGACCCACTCCTGAAGAGCTGGAGAATTTCGGTACTCCGGACTTCACTATATACAATGCTGGTCAGTTCCCATGTAATCGTTACACACACTACATGACATCTTCTACTAGCATAGATTTGAATCTAGCTAGAAGGGAAATGGTCATCCTCGGCACACAGTACGCCGGGGAAATGAAGAAGGGTCTTTTCAGTGTAATGCATTATCTCATGCCTAAGCGTCAAATCCTCTCCTTACATTCTGGCTGCAATATGGGAAAAGGTGGAGATGTTGCCCTCTTCTTTGGATTGTCAG GTACTGGGAAAACAACTCTATCTACTGATCCAAATAGGTACCTAATTGGAGATGATGAACACTGCTGGACCGAGACCGGAGTGTCAAATATCGAAGGGGGATGCTATGCTAAGTGCATTGATCTCGCAAAGGAGAAGGAGCCTGATATCTGGAATGCCATCAAATTTGGAACtg TGTTGGAAAATGTGGTGTTTGATGAACACACTCGTGAAGTGGACTATCTTGATCGATCTGTTACAG AGAATACTCGAGCATCGTACCCCATCGAGTACATTCCTAATGCAAAGATACCATGTGTTGGTCCACATCCCAGAAATGTAATCCTTTTGGCATGTGATGCATTTGGTGTGCTCCCACCTGTGAGCAAGTTGAACCTGCCTCAGACCATGTACCATTTCATCAGTGGTTACACTGCTCTG GTGGCTGGAACTGAAGAAGGCGTGAAAGAACCACGAGCAACATTCTCCGCTTGCTTTGGTGCAGCATTTATAATGTTGCATCCTACCAAGTATGCTGCTATGCTAGCCGAGAAAATGCAGAAGCATGGTGCAACGGCATGGCTTGTCAACACTGGCTGGTCAGGTGGAAG CTACGGATCAGGTAGCCGTCTCAAGTTAGCATACACAAGGAAAATAATAGATGCCATACACGCAGGCAGCCTCTTGAATGCAACATATAAGAAAACTAATGTTTTTGGACTTGAAATTCCTACTGAGGTTGAAGGAGTGCCTTCTGATATCCTGGATCCTATCAACACC TGGTCGGACAAGGACGCATACAACGAGACATTGTTAAAACTGGCTGGTCTGTTCAAAAACAACTTTGCAACATTCACTGATTACAAGATTGGACCGGACGGCAAGCTGACTGAGGAGATCTTAGCTGCTGGTCCAAATTTCTGA